One window from the genome of Pseudomonas fluorescens encodes:
- a CDS encoding ribose-phosphate pyrophosphokinase, producing the protein MSKMMVFTGNANPDLARRVVRQLHIPLGDISVGKFSDGEITAEINENVRGKDVFIIQPTCAPTNDNLMELVVMADAFRRSSATRITAVIPYFGYARQDRRPRSARVAISAKVVADMLTVVGIDRVLTVDLHADQIQGFFDIPVDNIYGSPVLVDDIEDQRFENLMIVSPDIGGVVRARAVAKSLGVDLGIIDKRREKANHSEVMHIIGDVEGRTCILVDDMVDTAGTLCHAAKALKEHGAAKVFAYCTHPVLSGRAIENIENSVLDELVVTNTIPLSAAAQACARIRQLDIAPVVAEAVRRISNEESISAMFR; encoded by the coding sequence GTGTCCAAGATGATGGTCTTTACGGGGAACGCCAACCCCGATCTGGCTCGGCGTGTCGTACGTCAGCTGCATATCCCTCTCGGTGACATTTCTGTCGGTAAATTTTCCGACGGCGAAATCACTGCCGAGATCAATGAAAACGTTCGCGGTAAAGACGTCTTCATTATTCAGCCGACTTGCGCTCCGACCAACGATAACCTGATGGAACTCGTCGTGATGGCTGATGCCTTCCGCCGTTCCTCGGCTACTCGTATCACTGCTGTTATTCCTTACTTTGGTTATGCCCGTCAGGATCGCCGTCCGCGTTCCGCACGTGTGGCCATCAGCGCGAAAGTCGTGGCTGATATGCTCACCGTAGTCGGCATCGACCGTGTCCTCACGGTTGATCTGCATGCTGACCAGATTCAGGGTTTCTTCGATATTCCCGTGGATAACATCTACGGCTCCCCCGTCCTGGTGGATGATATTGAAGACCAGCGCTTCGAAAACCTGATGATCGTGTCCCCGGACATTGGCGGCGTCGTGCGTGCACGTGCTGTTGCCAAATCCCTGGGCGTGGATCTGGGTATCATCGACAAACGCCGTGAGAAAGCCAATCACTCCGAAGTGATGCATATCATCGGCGACGTCGAAGGGCGCACCTGTATCCTGGTCGATGACATGGTCGATACCGCCGGCACCCTGTGCCACGCGGCCAAGGCCCTGAAAGAGCATGGCGCTGCCAAGGTCTTTGCCTACTGCACACACCCTGTGCTGTCCGGTCGGGCAATCGAGAACATTGAAAATTCCGTGCTGGACGAGCTGGTGGTGACCAATACCATTCCGCTGTCCGCTGCAGCACAAGCCTGTGCGCGTATCCGTCAACTGGATATCGCACCGGTGGTTGCCGAAGCGGTTCGCCGCATCAGCAATGAAGAATCGATCAGCGCGATGTTCCGCTAA
- the ispE gene encoding 4-(cytidine 5'-diphospho)-2-C-methyl-D-erythritol kinase has protein sequence MTAARLTLPSPAKLNLMLHILGRRPDGYHELQTIFQFLDYGDDITFAVRDDGVIHLHTEFEGVPHDSNLIVKAAKRLQAQSGCTLGIDIWIEKILPMGGGIGGGSSNAATTLLGLNHLWQLGWDIDRLAALGLTLGADVPVFVRGHAAFAEGVGEKLTPVEPEEPWYLVLVPQVSVSTAEIFSDPLLTRNSPPIKVRPVPKGNSRNDCLPVVARRYPDVRNALNLLGKFTEAKLTGTGSCVFGGFPSKAEADKVSALLTETLTGFVAKGSNVSMLHRKLQELL, from the coding sequence ATGACCGCTGCACGCCTGACCCTGCCCTCCCCGGCCAAGCTCAACCTGATGCTGCACATCCTCGGCCGTCGTCCGGACGGCTACCACGAGTTGCAGACGATCTTCCAGTTCCTGGACTACGGCGACGACATCACCTTCGCCGTGCGCGACGACGGCGTGATTCATCTGCACACCGAGTTCGAAGGCGTGCCCCACGACAGCAACCTGATCGTCAAGGCCGCGAAACGACTCCAGGCGCAATCCGGTTGTACGCTGGGCATCGATATCTGGATCGAGAAAATCCTGCCCATGGGCGGCGGCATCGGTGGCGGCAGCTCGAATGCGGCGACGACTTTGTTGGGCCTCAACCATTTGTGGCAGCTTGGCTGGGACATTGATCGCCTGGCTGCCCTGGGCCTGACGCTGGGCGCCGACGTGCCGGTTTTCGTGCGTGGCCACGCCGCTTTCGCCGAGGGCGTCGGGGAAAAACTCACCCCAGTGGAACCCGAGGAACCCTGGTACTTGGTGCTGGTGCCGCAAGTATCTGTAAGTACAGCAGAAATTTTTTCAGATCCACTGTTGACACGTAACTCTCCTCCCATTAAAGTGCGCCCCGTTCCCAAGGGAAACAGTCGAAATGACTGCTTACCGGTGGTAGCAAGGCGTTATCCAGATGTTCGTAACGCTTTGAATTTGTTAGGTAAATTTACCGAAGCAAAACTCACCGGAACTGGAAGTTGTGTGTTTGGGGGCTTCCCAAGCAAAGCTGAAGCTGATAAAGTCTCGGCCCTTCTTACAGAGACCCTTACAGGGTTTGTAGCAAAAGGAAGCAACGTTTCGATGTTGCATCGCAAGCTGCAAGAGCTGCTCTAA
- the lolB gene encoding lipoprotein insertase outer membrane protein LolB, which translates to MFLRHLIVFSFIALLAGCAGFGARESVQGQGNQAQWREHKQQLSGLDGWQIDGKIGIRAPKDSGSGTLFWLQRQDYYDIRLSGPLGRGAARLTGRPGQVSLEVANQGRYEAPSPEALLEEQLGWKLPVSHLTWWVRGLPAPDSKSRLTLDADSRLSNLEQDDWQIEYLSYAQQNGYWLPERIKLHGSDLDVTLVIKQWQPRKLGQ; encoded by the coding sequence ATGTTTTTGCGCCATCTCATCGTTTTCAGCTTCATTGCCTTGCTCGCCGGTTGTGCGGGCTTCGGCGCCCGTGAATCCGTCCAGGGCCAGGGCAACCAGGCCCAGTGGCGCGAGCACAAGCAACAACTGAGCGGCCTCGACGGCTGGCAGATCGACGGCAAGATCGGCATCCGCGCCCCGAAAGACTCGGGCAGCGGCACGCTGTTCTGGCTGCAACGCCAGGACTACTACGACATTCGCCTGTCGGGCCCACTGGGGCGCGGCGCGGCCCGCCTGACTGGCCGGCCGGGCCAGGTTTCCCTGGAAGTCGCCAATCAGGGACGCTACGAGGCCCCGAGCCCCGAAGCGCTGCTGGAAGAGCAACTGGGCTGGAAACTGCCGGTTTCCCACCTGACCTGGTGGGTCCGCGGGCTGCCAGCGCCGGACAGTAAAAGTCGCCTGACCCTCGATGCCGACAGCCGCCTGTCCAACCTGGAACAGGATGACTGGCAGATCGAATACCTCAGCTATGCCCAGCAGAACGGCTACTGGCTGCCAGAACGCATCAAGTTGCACGGCAGCGACCTCGACGTCACGCTGGTGATCAAGCAATGGCAGCCGCGCAAGCTGGGGCAATGA
- a CDS encoding tetratricopeptide repeat protein encodes MNRSSALLLALALLSGCQSMAPVSTDGTPPVEDSVQAPEKPKVYGSFSEETIFSLLSAELAGQRNRFDIALDNYVTQAINTQDPGISERAFRIAEYLGADQPALDTALIWARNAPDDLEAQRAAAVQLARAGRYDDSMVYMEKVLLGKGDTHFDFLALSAADTDQETRNGLMKSFDRLLQRHPNNGQLIFGKALLLQQDGDTQGALTLLEDNPPEAGEVAPILLRARLLQGLNRGDEALPLLEKSIKKYPDDKRLRLTYARMLVENNRMDDAKVEFSSLVQQYPEDDELRYSLALVCLEAKAWEEAKGYLEDLIARESHVDSAHLNLGRIAEERNDPESALIEYAQVGPGNDYLPAQLRQADILISNGKTADAQSRLAVQRDSQPDYGIQLYLIEAETLSANNQGDKAWNVLQQALKQYPDDLNLLYTRAMLAEKRNDLAQMEKDLRLIIQRDPDNAMALNALGYTLSDRTTRYDEAKLLIEQAHQINPEDPAVLDSLGWVNFRLGNLDEAERLLRQALERFPDQEVAAHLGEVLWANGKQREARQIWSRFLKDQPDSPILRSTIKRLTGSETL; translated from the coding sequence ATGAATAGATCTTCCGCGTTGCTCCTCGCCCTTGCCTTGCTCAGCGGCTGCCAGTCCATGGCCCCCGTTTCGACAGACGGTACGCCGCCAGTCGAAGACAGTGTGCAGGCCCCTGAAAAACCCAAGGTCTATGGCTCGTTCAGCGAAGAAACCATCTTCAGCCTGTTGAGCGCCGAACTGGCAGGCCAGCGCAATCGCTTCGACATTGCGCTGGACAACTACGTGACCCAGGCCATCAATACCCAGGACCCGGGCATCTCCGAACGGGCATTTCGCATTGCCGAATACCTGGGCGCCGACCAGCCCGCGCTGGATACCGCGCTGATCTGGGCCAGGAATGCCCCCGATGACCTGGAAGCACAGCGCGCCGCCGCCGTGCAACTGGCCCGGGCCGGGCGCTACGACGACTCCATGGTCTATATGGAGAAAGTCCTGCTGGGCAAGGGCGACACCCATTTCGACTTCCTGGCGCTGTCCGCCGCCGATACCGACCAGGAAACCCGCAACGGCCTGATGAAAAGCTTCGATCGCCTGTTGCAGCGCCACCCGAATAACGGCCAGCTGATTTTCGGCAAGGCCCTGCTGCTGCAACAGGATGGCGACACCCAGGGCGCCCTCACCCTGCTGGAAGACAACCCGCCGGAAGCCGGCGAAGTGGCGCCGATCCTGCTGCGCGCCCGCCTGCTGCAAGGCTTGAATCGCGGCGACGAAGCCTTGCCGCTGCTGGAAAAAAGCATCAAGAAGTACCCGGACGACAAACGCCTGCGCCTCACCTACGCCCGCATGCTGGTGGAAAACAACCGCATGGACGACGCCAAGGTGGAGTTCTCCAGCCTGGTCCAGCAATACCCGGAAGACGACGAGCTGCGCTATTCCCTGGCGCTGGTCTGCCTGGAAGCCAAGGCCTGGGAAGAAGCCAAGGGTTATCTGGAGGACCTGATCGCCCGGGAAAGCCATGTCGACTCGGCCCATTTGAACCTGGGTCGCATCGCCGAGGAACGCAACGACCCCGAGAGCGCACTGATCGAGTACGCCCAGGTCGGCCCGGGCAACGACTATCTGCCGGCGCAGTTGCGCCAGGCCGATATCCTGATCAGCAATGGCAAGACCGCCGATGCCCAGAGCCGCCTCGCGGTACAACGCGACTCCCAGCCGGACTACGGCATCCAGTTGTACCTGATCGAAGCCGAAACCCTGTCGGCCAACAATCAGGGCGACAAGGCCTGGAACGTACTGCAGCAAGCCTTGAAGCAGTACCCGGACGATCTGAACCTGTTGTATACCCGCGCCATGCTGGCGGAAAAACGCAATGACCTGGCCCAGATGGAAAAGGACCTGCGCCTGATCATCCAGCGTGACCCGGACAACGCCATGGCCCTCAATGCCCTGGGCTACACCTTGTCGGATCGCACCACCCGCTATGACGAAGCCAAGCTGCTGATCGAACAGGCCCACCAGATCAATCCGGAAGACCCGGCGGTACTCGACAGCCTTGGCTGGGTGAATTTCCGCCTGGGCAATCTCGACGAAGCCGAACGCCTGTTGCGCCAGGCCCTGGAGCGCTTTCCCGACCAGGAAGTCGCCGCTCACCTGGGCGAGGTCCTGTGGGCCAACGGCAAACAACGCGAAGCCCGGCAGATCTGGAGCCGATTCCTCAAGGATCAGCCGGACAGCCCTATCTTGCGCAGCACCATCAAACGCCTGACCGGATCCGAGACCCTTTAA
- the hemA gene encoding glutamyl-tRNA reductase, whose amino-acid sequence MAFLALGINHKTASVDVRERVAFTPEQLVEALQQLCRLTDSREAAILSTCNRSELYIEQDHVSADSVLRWLAEYHNLSLEELRASAYVHEDDAAVRHMMRVASGLDSLVLGEPQILGQMKSAYAVAREAGTVGPLLGRLFQATFNAAKQVRTDTAIGENPVSVAFAAVSLAKQIFSDLQRSQALLIGAGETITLVARHLHDLGVKRIVVANRTLERASTLAEQFGAHAVLLSDIPAELVHSDIVISSTASQLPILGKGAVESALKLRKHKPIFMVDIAVPRDIEPEVGELDDVYLYSVDDLHEVVAENLKSRQGAAQAAEEMIGVGAEDFMVRLRELAAVDVLKAYRQQSERLRDEELQKAQRLLANGGSAEEVLVQLARGLTNKLLHAPSVQLKKLTAEGRLDALAMAQELFALGEGSPDSFSDKKTQ is encoded by the coding sequence ATGGCCTTCCTTGCACTCGGTATTAACCACAAGACTGCTTCAGTAGACGTCCGCGAGCGCGTGGCCTTTACGCCTGAGCAGCTGGTTGAGGCCCTGCAGCAGCTCTGCCGACTCACCGACAGCCGCGAAGCTGCGATCCTCTCCACCTGCAATCGCAGTGAGCTTTATATAGAACAGGATCACGTTTCGGCCGATTCAGTGCTGCGCTGGCTGGCCGAATATCACAACCTGAGCCTTGAAGAGCTGCGCGCCAGTGCTTATGTGCACGAAGACGATGCGGCCGTTCGTCACATGATGCGCGTCGCCTCGGGGCTCGACTCGCTGGTGCTGGGCGAGCCGCAGATTCTCGGCCAGATGAAGTCGGCCTACGCCGTGGCCCGCGAGGCTGGCACCGTCGGCCCGCTGCTGGGGCGCTTGTTCCAGGCCACCTTCAATGCCGCCAAGCAGGTGCGCACCGACACCGCCATCGGCGAGAACCCGGTGTCCGTAGCGTTTGCCGCCGTCAGCCTGGCGAAACAGATTTTCAGTGATTTGCAACGCAGCCAGGCGCTGCTGATCGGCGCCGGCGAGACCATCACCTTGGTCGCTCGCCATCTCCACGACCTGGGTGTGAAACGCATCGTCGTTGCCAACCGGACCCTGGAACGGGCCAGCACCCTGGCCGAACAGTTCGGTGCCCATGCGGTGCTGCTGTCGGACATTCCCGCTGAGCTGGTGCACAGCGACATCGTCATCAGTTCCACCGCCAGCCAGTTGCCGATCCTCGGCAAGGGCGCCGTGGAAAGTGCCCTGAAGCTGCGCAAGCACAAGCCGATTTTCATGGTGGACATCGCCGTTCCCCGGGACATCGAGCCAGAAGTCGGCGAGCTGGACGACGTTTACCTCTATAGCGTCGACGACCTGCACGAGGTGGTGGCCGAGAACCTCAAGAGCCGGCAGGGCGCAGCCCAGGCGGCGGAAGAGATGATCGGCGTCGGCGCCGAGGACTTCATGGTGCGCCTGCGCGAGCTGGCGGCGGTGGATGTGCTCAAGGCCTATCGTCAACAGAGCGAACGCCTGCGCGACGAGGAGCTGCAAAAGGCCCAGCGCCTGCTGGCCAACGGCGGCAGTGCCGAAGAGGTGCTGGTGCAACTGGCCCGCGGCCTGACCAACAAGCTGCTCCACGCCCCCAGTGTCCAGCTCAAGAAGCTGACAGCCGAAGGCCGCCTCGATGCGCTGGCCATGGCCCAGGAACTCTTTGCCCTCGGTGAGGGCTCACCGGATAGCTTTTCGGATAAAAAAACGCAATGA
- the prfA gene encoding peptide chain release factor 1 — translation MKASLLNKLDILQDRFEELTALLGDGEVIADQNKFRTYSKEYAEVEPIVATYKQLLKVQGDLEGAQALLKDSDPDMREMAVEEVREAKEQLLELESNLQRMLLPKDPNDGRNVFLEIRAGTGGDEAAIFSGDLFRMYSRYAERRGWRVEILSENEGEHGGYKEVIARVEGDNVYGKLKFESGAHRVQRVPATESQGRIHTSACTVAVLPEPDEQEAIEINPADLRVDTYRSSGAGGQHVNKTDSAIRITHLPSGIVVECQEERSQHKNRARAMAWLSAKLNDQQTSAAANAIASERKLLVGSGDRSERIRTYNFAQGRVTDHRVNLTLYSLDEILAGGVDAVIEPLLAEYQADQLAAIGE, via the coding sequence ATGAAAGCGTCACTGCTCAACAAACTGGACATCCTCCAGGACCGTTTCGAAGAATTGACCGCCTTGCTGGGCGATGGCGAAGTCATTGCCGACCAGAACAAATTCCGCACCTATTCCAAGGAATACGCGGAAGTCGAGCCGATTGTCGCCACCTATAAACAGCTGCTTAAAGTGCAGGGCGACCTCGAAGGCGCCCAGGCGCTGCTCAAGGACAGCGACCCGGACATGCGCGAAATGGCCGTGGAGGAAGTGCGCGAAGCCAAGGAACAGTTGCTCGAACTGGAAAGCAACCTGCAGCGCATGCTGCTGCCCAAGGACCCGAACGACGGGCGCAACGTGTTCCTCGAGATCCGTGCCGGCACCGGCGGCGACGAAGCGGCGATTTTTTCCGGCGACCTGTTCCGCATGTATTCGCGTTATGCCGAGCGTCGCGGTTGGCGGGTGGAGATCCTGTCGGAGAACGAAGGCGAGCACGGCGGCTATAAAGAAGTCATCGCCCGGGTCGAAGGCGACAATGTCTACGGCAAGCTGAAGTTCGAATCCGGCGCCCACCGCGTGCAGCGCGTGCCGGCCACCGAGTCCCAGGGGCGCATCCACACCTCGGCCTGCACCGTGGCGGTATTGCCCGAGCCGGACGAGCAGGAAGCCATCGAGATCAACCCGGCGGACCTGCGGGTCGACACGTACCGTTCCTCCGGCGCGGGCGGCCAGCACGTCAACAAGACCGACTCGGCGATCCGCATCACGCACTTGCCCTCGGGCATCGTGGTCGAGTGCCAGGAAGAGCGTTCCCAGCACAAGAACCGTGCGCGGGCCATGGCCTGGTTGTCGGCCAAGCTCAACGACCAGCAGACCAGCGCCGCTGCCAATGCCATCGCCAGCGAACGCAAATTGCTGGTGGGTTCGGGCGATCGTTCCGAACGGATCCGCACCTACAACTTCGCCCAGGGCCGGGTCACCGACCATCGCGTCAACCTGACCCTGTATTCCCTGGACGAGATCCTGGCCGGTGGTGTCGATGCGGTCATCGAGCCGTTGCTGGCCGAATACCAGGCCGACCAGTTGGCGGCGATTGGCGAGTAA
- the prmC gene encoding peptide chain release factor N(5)-glutamine methyltransferase, producing the protein MTIIASLLRAAELPDSPTPRLDVELLLAAALGKSRSFLHTWPERIVPSEAALLFSEYLRRRRSGEPVAYILGQQGFWKLDLEVAPHTLIPRPDTELLVETALALLPATPARVLDLGTGSGAIALALASERAAWNVTAVDRVLEAVALAERNRQRLDLRNVTVLSSHWFSALEGERFQLIISNPPYIAASDPHLAEGDVRFEPASALVAGPDGLDDLRQIVAQAPAHLEPGGWLMLEHGYDQAEAVRDLLSAQGFVDVHSRKDLGGHERISLGCLPC; encoded by the coding sequence ATGACCATCATCGCCAGTCTGTTACGCGCCGCCGAGCTGCCGGATTCGCCCACGCCACGGCTGGATGTCGAGTTGTTGCTGGCCGCTGCCCTGGGCAAGTCCCGCAGCTTCCTGCACACCTGGCCCGAGCGGATCGTGCCCAGCGAGGCGGCGTTGCTGTTCTCCGAATACCTGCGTCGCCGTCGCTCCGGCGAGCCGGTGGCCTACATCCTTGGGCAACAGGGTTTCTGGAAACTCGACCTGGAAGTCGCGCCCCATACGCTGATCCCGCGTCCCGACACCGAACTGCTGGTGGAAACCGCACTGGCCTTGCTGCCCGCGACACCGGCCCGGGTCCTGGACCTGGGCACCGGCAGCGGCGCGATTGCCCTGGCATTGGCCAGTGAGCGTGCGGCCTGGAACGTCACGGCGGTCGACCGGGTGCTGGAGGCCGTGGCCCTGGCCGAACGCAATCGCCAGCGCCTGGACCTGCGTAATGTCACGGTGTTGAGCAGCCACTGGTTCAGCGCCTTGGAGGGCGAGCGTTTCCAGTTGATCATCAGCAACCCGCCGTACATCGCGGCCAGCGATCCGCACCTGGCCGAGGGCGACGTGCGTTTCGAACCGGCCAGTGCCTTGGTGGCCGGGCCGGACGGGCTGGATGATCTGCGCCAGATCGTGGCCCAGGCGCCGGCGCACCTCGAACCGGGCGGCTGGCTGATGCTCGAGCATGGTTACGACCAGGCCGAGGCGGTGCGCGACTTGCTGAGCGCCCAAGGGTTTGTTGACGTCCACAGCCGCAAGGACCTGGGCGGCCATGAGCGTATCAGCCTGGGGTGCCTGCCGTGCTGA
- a CDS encoding molybdopterin-synthase adenylyltransferase MoeB translates to MLNDQELLRYSRQILLQHVDIDGQLRLKQSRVLIIGLGGLGAPVALYLAAAGVGEMHLADFDSVDLTNLQRQVIHDTDSVGLSKVDSAMRRLGAINPEVRLVPHRAAMDEDSLAAAVAAVDVVLDCSDNFSTREAVNAACVAAGKPLVSGAAIRLEGQLSVFDPRRPESPCYHCLYGHGSEAELTCSEAGVIGPLVGLVGSLQALEALKLLVGFGEPLVGRLLLIDALGTRFRELRVKRDPGCSVCGGSHE, encoded by the coding sequence GTGCTGAACGATCAGGAGCTGTTGCGCTACAGCCGGCAGATTCTGTTGCAGCATGTCGACATCGACGGCCAATTGCGTCTCAAGCAAAGCCGCGTGTTGATCATCGGCCTCGGCGGGCTCGGCGCTCCGGTGGCGTTGTACCTGGCCGCGGCTGGCGTGGGCGAGATGCACCTGGCGGATTTCGACAGCGTCGATCTGACCAACCTGCAACGCCAGGTCATTCACGACACCGACAGCGTCGGCCTGAGCAAGGTCGATTCGGCGATGCGGCGCCTGGGAGCGATCAACCCCGAGGTTCGGTTGGTGCCTCACCGGGCCGCCATGGACGAAGACAGCCTGGCCGCAGCAGTCGCGGCGGTGGATGTGGTGCTCGACTGCTCGGACAATTTCTCGACCCGCGAAGCGGTGAACGCAGCCTGTGTCGCGGCGGGTAAACCGCTGGTCAGCGGCGCGGCGATTCGCCTGGAAGGGCAGTTGTCGGTGTTCGATCCGCGCCGCCCTGAAAGCCCTTGCTACCACTGCCTCTACGGCCACGGTAGCGAAGCCGAGCTGACCTGCAGCGAAGCCGGTGTGATCGGGCCGCTGGTGGGGTTGGTGGGCAGTCTGCAAGCCCTTGAGGCCTTGAAGTTGTTGGTCGGTTTCGGCGAGCCATTGGTGGGGCGACTATTGCTGATCGACGCCCTGGGCACGCGTTTCCGCGAATTGCGGGTCAAGCGCGACCCGGGGTGCAGTGTCTGTGGTGGCTCGCATGAATGA
- the murI gene encoding glutamate racemase: protein MNDAPVGVLDSGVGGLSVLGEIRQLLPNESLLYVADCGHIPYGEKSPEYIRQRSTIIADFLFSQGAKALVVACNTATVAAVADLRRDFPRWPIVGMEPAVKPAAAATRSGIVGVLATTGTLQSAKFAALLDRFATDVRVITQPCPGLVELIEAGDLHSQALHQLLQHYVEPLLAAGCDTLILGCTHYPFLKPLLKDMIPRHISLIDTGAAVARQLQRLLAERGWLAEGAPYETQFWTSADPIHLRKILPLLWHSSGVVRSFEL, encoded by the coding sequence ATGAATGACGCACCGGTGGGCGTGCTGGACTCGGGCGTCGGCGGGCTGTCGGTGCTGGGCGAGATCCGTCAGTTGCTGCCCAATGAGTCGCTGCTGTACGTGGCTGACTGTGGGCACATTCCCTACGGCGAGAAGAGCCCGGAATACATCCGACAGCGCAGCACGATCATTGCCGACTTTCTCTTCAGTCAGGGCGCCAAGGCGTTGGTGGTCGCCTGCAACACCGCAACGGTGGCCGCGGTCGCCGATCTGCGACGCGATTTTCCTCGCTGGCCGATCGTCGGCATGGAGCCGGCGGTCAAACCGGCGGCCGCCGCAACCCGCAGCGGTATCGTCGGGGTGCTGGCGACCACCGGCACCTTGCAAAGCGCCAAATTCGCCGCCTTGCTCGACCGTTTCGCCACCGATGTGCGCGTCATCACCCAGCCGTGCCCGGGCCTGGTGGAGTTGATCGAAGCGGGGGACCTGCACAGCCAGGCCCTGCATCAACTGCTGCAACACTACGTCGAGCCGTTGCTTGCAGCCGGTTGCGATACGCTGATCCTGGGCTGCACCCACTACCCATTCCTCAAGCCTTTGCTCAAGGACATGATCCCAAGGCACATCAGCCTGATCGACACCGGCGCCGCCGTGGCCCGGCAACTTCAGCGCCTGTTGGCCGAACGTGGGTGGCTGGCAGAGGGGGCACCCTATGAAACGCAATTCTGGACTAGCGCAGACCCGATACATTTGAGAAAAATCCTACCGCTGCTATGGCATTCGTCTGGCGTTGTGCGAAGCTTCGAACT